Within the Dehalococcoidia bacterium genome, the region AGGTGACGGCGTCCGTGTAGGCACGCAATTCGGGTTCGGCAATTGGGCGATTCACCGGCTGCGCCTTACTTGTCGGTGACGCCGGGCGGTGTGCGGCCGGCCTGTTGCGCCTGGGTAAGCTGCTCCTGTTGCGCGAGAATGTCGAGAATTTGCAGCGCCTGGTCGATGCTGGGCGCGATGTTGTACTGCGCAATCGCCGCCTGCAGCTCGCCTTGCAAGGCCCGCGCCTGCTGCTGCCGCGCGGCGCCGGCCGTGCCGGCGGCGCCGGGCTGACCGTTGCCGCTCGCCGGCTGGCCGGTCGGACTGCCTGGCTGGCCGTTCGCCCCCGGCTGCCCCTGCGCCGGCTGGCCGGACTGGCTGGGCTGCCCGGGGCCGCTCGGCTGCCCCTGGCCGGGCTGAGCTGCGCCGGGTTGGCCCTGTCCCGGCTGGGGCTGGCCCTGTCCCGCTTGGGGCTGGCCCTGCGACGGCTGTCCGCTCTGACTTGGCGGCTGACCCTGGCCGGCCTGCGGCTGGCCGTTCTGATTGCCCTGCTGATTCTGCTGATTCTGCTGGTTCTGTTGGTTCTGCTGCGCTTGCTGCTGGATCTGCGCGAGATTCGCCGCCTCCTTATCGAGTTGGGCCTGGATCACCTCGACGTTGTACTTGGCGTCGTGGTCGCCCGGATCGAGGCGCAGGGCGTGCTTGAACGCATCCAGCGCGTCGTGCAGCTTGCCCTGCCGGAAGTAGCTCTCGCCGGCGCTGTAGTAGGACCTGGCGGCGATGGCCGGGTCGGCGGCGTTGGCGGAACGTTGGGCTTCGCCGATCGCGCGCGTGAAATCGCCCTGCTGGAAGAGCGCGTTGCTGGCGTTGTAGGTGAGCGCCGGCAGGTCCGGACGCGCCACCTGTGCCTTGCGGTAGTCGTCGAGCGCCGGCTGATAGTCGCCGCGGGCGTACGCCTGATTCCCGTCGTCGTTCAATTTCTGCGCCGAGGGCCTGGCGCAGGCCATGCTCAGCAGCGCCAACGGCGCGGCGATGAGCAGCATGAGTCGCCGGGAAGGGCGCGGCCGGGTGGAAGCGATGCGTCGCGCAGCCATCAGTCGCCTCCCACGGCGCCGTCGAGGGGCGCCCGCGGCGCCGGCGCGGCGCGCCTGCGTGGCCAGGGCAGGGGCAGTGCCAGGGCCCGCCGGCGGCCGCGCGCGGCCGGGATCAGCAGCTCGAGCAGCAGCAGGCCGAGCCCAAGCGCCGCGACGAGCTGGAAGCGCTCGATCGGCACATCTCCCTCCCCACTGGCGAACTTCGTCTTCTCGAGACGGCCGATCTCATCCGCGATCTGCACGGCAAAATCGTCGGTGTTGCCATTATAGAAGTGCCCACGATTCTGCGCCGCGAGCTGCCGCAACGCCTCCGGGTCCGCCGTCGTCATCAGGTCGCCGCCTGTGTCGGGATCCTTGCGCGGCTCGAGCTGCCCGGTACGCGGATTCGGCGCCAGCACCTGCGCGGGCTGCGGCAGGCCCACGCCGATCGTGTCGAGCGCGATGCCCTCGCTCTGCACGAACTGCGCCGCCTGGGCCGCGTCGTCG harbors:
- a CDS encoding tetratricopeptide repeat protein, which encodes MAARRIASTRPRPSRRLMLLIAAPLALLSMACARPSAQKLNDDGNQAYARGDYQPALDDYRKAQVARPDLPALTYNASNALFQQGDFTRAIGEAQRSANAADPAIAARSYYSAGESYFRQGKLHDALDAFKHALRLDPGDHDAKYNVEVIQAQLDKEAANLAQIQQQAQQNQQNQQNQQNQQGNQNGQPQAGQGQPPSQSGQPSQGQPQAGQGQPQPGQGQPGAAQPGQGQPSGPGQPSQSGQPAQGQPGANGQPGSPTGQPASGNGQPGAAGTAGAARQQQARALQGELQAAIAQYNIAPSIDQALQILDILAQQEQLTQAQQAGRTPPGVTDK